Proteins encoded in a region of the Zunongwangia endophytica genome:
- the arsS gene encoding arsenosugar biosynthesis radical SAM (seleno)protein ArsS (Some members of this family are selenoproteins.), translating to MSLKSLKGRKDDLSSPHRQLEILSEGMFEEGELPTFKDKIAKTGHFPLKPKKLEILQLNLGYMCNQVCSHCHVDAGPDRKEIMTKETMIQCLDVIKNTGAHTLDLTGGAPEMNPNFRWFVEEACKAGINDVIVRSNLTIILANKKYHDLPDFFRKHNVHVISSLPFYKREKTDKQRGSGVFDKSIKALQMLNAVGYAQPDSELKLDLVYNPAGAFLPTNQDAMEKDFKKALKEDFNIDFNNLFAITNLPISRFLEYLIASENYEDYMYSLVDAYNPTAVENVMCTNTISISWDGWLYDCDFNQMLELKVDSKIKHISEYNEDILNDRNIIISQHCYGCTAGAGSSCQGSTT from the coding sequence ATGTCTTTAAAATCCCTAAAAGGAAGGAAAGATGATTTATCCAGCCCACATCGTCAGCTGGAAATTTTGAGTGAAGGAATGTTTGAAGAGGGAGAACTCCCAACTTTTAAAGATAAAATTGCTAAAACCGGACATTTCCCCTTAAAACCAAAGAAACTCGAGATACTTCAGCTGAATCTGGGTTATATGTGCAATCAGGTTTGTTCACACTGCCATGTTGATGCTGGGCCAGATCGTAAAGAGATCATGACCAAAGAGACGATGATCCAATGCCTGGATGTAATAAAAAATACAGGAGCACACACTTTAGATCTTACCGGTGGTGCGCCAGAGATGAATCCAAATTTTAGATGGTTTGTAGAAGAAGCGTGTAAAGCAGGGATCAACGATGTTATTGTGAGATCTAATCTTACCATTATTCTTGCGAATAAAAAATATCATGATCTTCCAGATTTTTTCAGAAAACATAATGTTCATGTTATTTCCTCTTTACCATTTTATAAAAGAGAAAAAACCGATAAACAACGTGGTAGTGGTGTTTTCGATAAATCTATTAAAGCTTTACAAATGCTAAATGCTGTTGGCTATGCGCAACCAGATAGCGAACTTAAGCTAGATTTAGTTTATAATCCTGCCGGTGCATTTTTACCTACCAATCAAGATGCGATGGAAAAGGACTTCAAAAAAGCATTAAAAGAAGATTTCAATATCGATTTTAATAACCTTTTTGCCATTACAAATTTGCCAATTAGCAGATTTTTGGAATATCTAATTGCTTCAGAAAATTACGAAGATTACATGTATTCTCTAGTAGACGCTTATAATCCTACAGCTGTAGAAAATGTAATGTGTACCAACACCATATCAATCAGTTGGGATGGTTGGCTTTATGATTGCGATTTCAATCAGATGCTAGAGCTAAAAGTAGACTCCAAAATAAAACACATCAGCGAGTATAACGAAGATATTTTGAACGATAGAAATATTATCATTTCGCAGCACTGCTATGGTTGTACTGCAGGTGCTGGTAGTAGTTGCCAGGGTTCTACAACCTAA
- a CDS encoding NAD(P)/FAD-dependent oxidoreductase, which translates to MEHIVIIGNGISGITTARHIRKRSNKKITIISSESEHFFSRTALMYVYMGHMKWDHLKPYEDGFWEKNRINLKTGWVDQIDFQQKTLHFKNGEELNYDKLVLATGSIPNKFGWEGEDLKGVQGLVSKQDLELLEENTKTCKKAVIIGGGLIGVELAEMLRTRNIEVTFLVREKAFWHSVLPFEDAKMIAEHIKSHEVDLREETELDKIIPDENGKVKAIVTKTGEQIDCQLVGLCAGVRPNVDFLKNTDLAIHKGILVNRYLETNIPDVYAIGDCAEQEEAIGHRKPVEAVWYTGRMMGETLALSLTGEKSTYNPGNWFNSAKFFDIEYQTYGWVWPKPRENEQHFHWQHENGTKAITISFDKKTNLFLGINTFGIRMRHEVIDRWLNEKREISYVLVNLKLANFDPEFYTKHEAAIFLSFKNNLQNA; encoded by the coding sequence ATGGAGCATATCGTTATTATTGGTAACGGAATTTCTGGAATTACTACCGCACGACATATTCGTAAAAGATCGAACAAAAAGATCACAATTATTTCTTCGGAAAGTGAACATTTCTTTTCACGTACAGCATTAATGTATGTGTACATGGGCCACATGAAGTGGGATCACCTTAAACCATATGAAGATGGGTTCTGGGAGAAAAACCGAATTAATCTTAAAACGGGTTGGGTTGATCAAATCGATTTTCAGCAAAAAACGCTTCATTTTAAAAATGGAGAGGAGCTGAATTACGATAAACTTGTGTTAGCAACAGGCTCTATCCCAAATAAATTTGGTTGGGAAGGTGAAGATTTAAAAGGTGTACAGGGACTGGTTTCTAAACAGGATTTAGAGTTATTAGAAGAAAACACTAAAACCTGTAAAAAAGCGGTAATTATTGGTGGCGGACTTATAGGTGTGGAACTTGCTGAAATGCTTCGCACTCGAAATATTGAAGTTACATTTTTGGTTCGTGAAAAAGCATTTTGGCACTCGGTTTTGCCATTTGAAGATGCTAAAATGATTGCTGAACATATAAAATCTCATGAAGTTGATTTGCGTGAGGAAACCGAACTCGATAAAATTATTCCCGACGAAAACGGAAAAGTAAAAGCTATTGTTACTAAAACCGGAGAACAAATCGATTGCCAATTGGTGGGTTTATGTGCAGGTGTTCGGCCAAATGTAGATTTTCTAAAAAATACAGATTTGGCAATTCATAAAGGAATTTTAGTCAATCGATATCTGGAAACAAACATTCCCGATGTGTATGCTATTGGCGATTGCGCAGAACAGGAAGAAGCTATTGGTCACCGAAAGCCTGTTGAAGCCGTTTGGTATACCGGTCGAATGATGGGCGAAACTTTAGCACTTAGCTTAACCGGAGAAAAATCAACCTATAATCCCGGAAATTGGTTTAATTCGGCTAAATTTTTTGATATCGAATATCAAACCTACGGTTGGGTTTGGCCAAAACCAAGAGAAAATGAGCAACATTTCCATTGGCAGCACGAAAATGGAACGAAGGCGATCACGATAAGTTTCGATAAAAAAACGAATCTTTTTTTAGGAATAAACACCTTCGGAATCCGAATGCGACATGAAGTTATAGATCGCTGGTTAAACGAAAAACGAGAAATCAGTTACGTCTTAGTGAATTTAAAACTGGCTAATTTTGACCCTGAATTTTATACGAAACATGAGGCCGCAATCTTTTTAAGTTTTAAAAATAATCTCCAAAACGCCTAA
- a CDS encoding glycosyltransferase family 2 protein codes for MKKKALIKVIIPAYNEEDSVAKVIAEIPNLVDEVIVVSNNSTDDTEKNASAAGATVLKENRKGYGYACLKGMEHIANQNHNPDIIVFLDGDYSDYPSELTKIIAPIQQQNIDMVIGARVKKWREDGSMTFPQIFGNWLATTLMRLFFGAKFTDLGPFRAIKYQKLLQLNMQDKTYGWTVEMQLKAIKQNFSYIEIPVHYKNRIGVSKVSGTLKGAIFAGVKILGWIFKYSFK; via the coding sequence TTGAAGAAAAAAGCCCTTATAAAAGTTATTATCCCTGCGTATAACGAAGAAGATTCGGTTGCAAAAGTGATTGCTGAAATCCCTAATCTTGTCGATGAAGTTATCGTGGTAAGTAATAACTCGACAGATGATACCGAGAAAAATGCTTCAGCTGCCGGCGCAACAGTTCTTAAGGAAAACAGAAAAGGGTATGGCTATGCTTGTTTAAAAGGCATGGAACATATCGCTAATCAAAATCACAACCCAGACATCATTGTATTTCTGGATGGCGACTATAGCGATTATCCTTCTGAATTAACCAAAATTATTGCCCCTATTCAGCAACAAAACATCGACATGGTGATTGGTGCACGCGTTAAAAAATGGCGAGAAGATGGCTCGATGACGTTTCCTCAGATCTTCGGGAATTGGCTTGCAACTACTTTAATGCGTTTATTTTTTGGTGCAAAATTTACCGATCTTGGTCCTTTTAGAGCTATAAAATACCAAAAGCTACTGCAGCTAAACATGCAGGATAAAACCTACGGCTGGACGGTAGAAATGCAACTTAAAGCCATAAAACAAAATTTTTCGTATATAGAAATACCTGTGCATTACAAAAACAGGATTGGTGTCTCTAAAGTTTCTGGAACGCTAAAAGGCGCTATCTTTGCAGGCGTAAAGATTTTAGGTTGGATATTTAAATATAGTTTTAAATAG
- a CDS encoding glycoside hydrolase family 113 yields MKINFLYCFFFCCMVCLSCQPDYPEQKYNGLSLVASRDSLKNEHILPLKNVNANTVALMPFAFLQDLKSPRLHFNHERQWWGERVGGVQQSIKLLQENELKIMLKPQIWIWHGEFTGDLNMSSEANWEKFENNYLEYILLYAELAEKEQIKLFCIGTELYNFTEKRPEFWQRMIAEVRKVYSGKITYAENWDKVDQFELWDKLDFIGVDAYFPVSEEENPTEDELIEGWKSHKKMLQKLSSEYKKQVIFTEYGYRNVNFATKEPWKASTVRRNDEVPKNLNEELQANALQVIYDEFWTENWFAGGFLWKWHHDHPRAGGQQNDRFTPQNKKAEEIVKLNYKKFSLKN; encoded by the coding sequence ATGAAAATTAATTTTCTGTACTGTTTCTTTTTTTGCTGCATGGTTTGCCTGAGCTGCCAGCCCGATTATCCCGAACAAAAATATAACGGATTAAGTTTAGTGGCATCTCGAGATTCTTTAAAAAACGAGCATATTCTTCCGCTTAAAAATGTAAATGCTAATACTGTAGCTTTGATGCCGTTTGCTTTTCTTCAGGATTTAAAAAGTCCTCGGTTGCATTTTAATCATGAGCGGCAATGGTGGGGAGAACGAGTAGGCGGCGTGCAGCAAAGTATAAAGTTACTTCAGGAGAATGAACTAAAAATCATGTTGAAACCTCAAATTTGGATTTGGCACGGGGAGTTTACGGGCGATTTAAATATGTCTTCTGAAGCAAATTGGGAAAAGTTTGAAAATAACTATCTAGAATATATTTTGTTATATGCGGAACTGGCAGAAAAAGAACAAATTAAACTATTCTGCATAGGAACCGAGCTTTATAATTTTACTGAAAAAAGACCCGAATTTTGGCAAAGGATGATCGCTGAAGTACGAAAAGTTTATTCTGGAAAGATCACTTATGCTGAAAATTGGGATAAAGTTGACCAATTTGAACTATGGGATAAACTCGATTTTATTGGCGTAGATGCTTATTTTCCTGTAAGTGAAGAAGAAAATCCTACTGAAGACGAGCTCATCGAAGGTTGGAAATCGCACAAAAAAATGCTTCAGAAATTATCTTCGGAATATAAAAAGCAGGTGATATTTACCGAATATGGATATCGCAATGTTAATTTCGCAACGAAGGAGCCATGGAAAGCATCAACAGTTAGGCGTAATGATGAAGTTCCAAAAAACCTAAATGAAGAACTACAGGCAAACGCTTTACAGGTGATTTACGATGAATTTTGGACTGAAAATTGGTTTGCAGGTGGTTTTCTCTGGAAGTGGCATCATGATCATCCACGTGCCGGCGGACAACAAAACGATCGATTTACGCCTCAAAATAAAAAAGCCGAAGAAATTGTAAAACTGAACTACAAAAAATTCAGTTTGAAGAATTGA
- a CDS encoding 4Fe-4S binding protein, with protein MSKIEHNMSITGDAPKSISTIQKTGSAIGLVGLLILVLAIANINFPNKNLFLSLSLGMITLGTVIFSVDGYWGKPAGIKNNGVWFKSLSGKGFWAWILGISLTLFYVALYWFPQYLGLNSEGSNSGVIGLFDPLSKIINGGPASEWFVYGTLYTLAIWIFGFKFILKYRHNRYEIIRTCSVMFFQLGFAFLIPEILARLNKPYFAPTTIWPLNYDLFAGYRLESFISGGNLGVAMLILGIVSIFVITPILTYKYGKRWYCSWVCGCGGLAETAGDPFRQLSNKSQKAWKIERWVIHSVLVFVTVMTIAVVYSYLGENSDRFWLTKDVFLWGSAGFLSLFFALIMIFKRDQIQKDAKYGAIGYLVVILSIIGINYFSGNWNIFFFPAYKLREWYGFLIGAAFSGVIGVGFYPIFGSRVWCRYGCPMAAVLGMQQKLFSKFRITTNGGQCISCGNCSTYCEMGIDVRAYAQKGQNIVRSSCVGCGICSDVCPRGVLKLENGSTKGRINEEEVLLGNDVDLIDLLNQKS; from the coding sequence ATGAGCAAGATCGAACATAATATGTCTATTACCGGAGATGCTCCAAAAAGTATTTCCACGATTCAAAAAACAGGAAGTGCTATTGGATTAGTTGGTTTGCTAATTTTGGTGCTCGCCATCGCAAATATTAACTTCCCTAACAAAAATCTATTCCTAAGTCTTTCTTTAGGAATGATAACGCTGGGAACGGTAATTTTCTCGGTTGATGGATATTGGGGAAAACCGGCCGGAATAAAAAATAATGGTGTCTGGTTTAAATCTTTAAGCGGAAAAGGCTTCTGGGCCTGGATTCTTGGGATTAGCCTTACGCTGTTTTACGTGGCTTTATATTGGTTTCCACAATATTTAGGATTGAATAGTGAAGGCAGTAATAGCGGAGTTATCGGTTTATTCGATCCGCTAAGTAAAATTATAAATGGCGGCCCGGCTAGCGAATGGTTTGTCTACGGAACCTTGTACACTCTAGCTATCTGGATTTTTGGATTTAAATTTATTCTGAAATATCGACACAATCGCTACGAGATTATTCGAACCTGTTCGGTGATGTTTTTTCAGCTTGGCTTTGCTTTCTTAATTCCTGAAATTCTCGCTCGACTAAACAAACCTTATTTTGCGCCAACAACAATCTGGCCGCTTAATTACGATCTTTTCGCTGGTTATCGCTTAGAATCGTTTATATCTGGCGGAAATTTAGGCGTTGCAATGCTAATTTTGGGTATTGTTTCCATCTTCGTTATCACTCCTATTCTTACTTACAAATACGGAAAACGCTGGTATTGCAGCTGGGTTTGCGGTTGTGGCGGTCTGGCTGAAACTGCCGGAGATCCTTTCCGACAACTTTCGAATAAATCTCAAAAAGCCTGGAAAATTGAACGTTGGGTAATTCATAGCGTTTTAGTTTTTGTTACTGTAATGACAATTGCGGTAGTCTATTCGTATTTAGGTGAAAATTCCGATCGATTTTGGTTAACTAAAGATGTTTTTCTTTGGGGAAGCGCGGGATTCTTAAGCCTATTTTTTGCACTAATCATGATTTTTAAACGTGATCAAATACAAAAAGATGCGAAGTACGGAGCCATTGGATATTTAGTGGTCATATTATCGATTATCGGTATTAATTATTTTAGCGGAAACTGGAATATCTTTTTCTTCCCTGCCTACAAACTTCGCGAGTGGTATGGTTTCTTGATTGGTGCAGCATTCTCCGGAGTAATTGGCGTTGGCTTTTATCCAATATTTGGTAGCCGGGTTTGGTGCCGTTATGGTTGCCCAATGGCTGCAGTTCTCGGAATGCAACAAAAGCTATTTTCAAAATTCAGAATTACAACCAACGGCGGCCAATGTATAAGCTGTGGGAATTGCTCTACCTATTGCGAAATGGGAATCGATGTAAGGGCTTATGCGCAAAAAGGACAAAATATTGTTCGATCTAGTTGTGTTGGTTGCGGTATTTGTTCTGATGTTTGCCCTCGTGGCGTTCTTAAGTTAGAAAATGGCAGCACCAAAGGAAGAATTAATGAAGAAGAAGTATTGCTAGGTAATGATGTAGATCTAATCGATCTTCTAAATCAAAAATCGTAG
- a CDS encoding purine-nucleoside phosphorylase → MTDAIQESTDYLKSKGFEAPEIGIILGTGLGKLIDEIEIEYEASYNHIPYFPTATVEFHKGKLIYGTLEGKKVVVMQGRFHLYEGYTLQDVTYPVRVMKRLGISKLLVSNAAGSINLDYKKGELMLIDDHLNFQGGSPLAFKGVEHLGERFVDMAQPYDAKMNATMENVAKEHGIKLHKGVYASVLGPQLETRAEYRFLKIAGADAVGMSTVPEIIVANHLNIPVSAVSVITDEGDPDNLKPVEISEIIAMAEKAEPQMITLFREVIKTL, encoded by the coding sequence ATGACAGACGCAATTCAGGAATCCACAGATTATCTCAAATCTAAAGGATTTGAAGCTCCCGAAATCGGAATTATTTTAGGAACCGGACTTGGGAAATTAATCGACGAAATTGAAATAGAATACGAAGCCAGCTATAATCACATTCCTTACTTTCCAACCGCTACGGTAGAATTTCATAAAGGAAAATTGATCTACGGAACATTAGAAGGTAAAAAAGTAGTGGTAATGCAGGGAAGATTTCATCTTTACGAAGGCTATACTTTACAAGATGTAACTTACCCGGTACGCGTAATGAAGCGTTTAGGAATTAGCAAACTTTTAGTTTCTAATGCAGCAGGTTCTATTAATTTAGACTACAAAAAAGGAGAACTAATGCTTATCGACGATCACCTTAATTTCCAAGGAGGATCACCATTAGCTTTTAAAGGCGTAGAGCATTTAGGAGAACGCTTTGTAGATATGGCTCAACCTTACGACGCTAAGATGAATGCCACAATGGAGAATGTTGCAAAAGAACACGGAATCAAATTGCACAAAGGCGTTTATGCTTCTGTTTTAGGTCCGCAATTAGAAACCCGTGCAGAATATCGATTTTTGAAAATAGCAGGAGCAGATGCGGTAGGAATGAGTACTGTACCCGAAATTATCGTAGCGAATCATCTTAATATCCCGGTTTCCGCAGTTTCTGTAATCACCGATGAAGGTGATCCAGATAATTTAAAACCGGTAGAAATTTCAGAAATTATTGCTATGGCTGAAAAAGCCGAACCGCAAATGATCACTCTTTTTAGAGAAGTTATAAAAACACTATAA
- the arsM gene encoding arsenosugar biosynthesis arsenite methyltransferase ArsM gives MSSYLETTKNVYKDAALKPDVGLCCTTNPIWELPGLKIPKIMQEMNYGCGSTVHARDLSKNPKILYVGVGGGMELLQFAYFSRQQNGVVGVDAVDEMLEASRKNFKIAEEQNPWFNSDFVDLKKGDALHLPVEDNTIDVAAQNCLFNIFKTEDLKKAIEEMYRVLKPQGKLVMSDPTCEQQMNDELRNDERLRALCLSGSLPIKEYVKALTDVGFGTIEIRARKPYRILDPKHYPTEELVFIESIEVAAIKDPMPEDGPCIFTGKAAIYYGDNDHFDDQKGHILLQNQPLAVCDKTAKALKDLGRNDIYISESTFHYDGGGCC, from the coding sequence ATGAGCAGCTATCTGGAAACCACAAAAAATGTTTATAAAGATGCGGCGCTAAAGCCAGATGTTGGTCTTTGCTGCACTACCAATCCAATTTGGGAATTGCCGGGTTTAAAAATCCCGAAGATTATGCAGGAGATGAACTATGGCTGTGGTAGCACAGTGCATGCACGAGATCTATCCAAAAATCCAAAAATTCTCTATGTTGGTGTTGGCGGCGGAATGGAATTATTACAGTTTGCTTATTTTTCCAGACAGCAAAACGGAGTTGTTGGTGTCGATGCAGTAGATGAAATGCTGGAAGCATCAAGAAAAAACTTCAAAATTGCTGAAGAACAAAATCCGTGGTTTAACTCCGATTTTGTGGATTTAAAAAAAGGCGATGCTTTACATCTTCCGGTAGAAGATAATACTATTGATGTAGCAGCACAAAACTGTTTATTCAATATTTTTAAGACTGAAGATCTTAAAAAAGCCATTGAAGAAATGTATCGCGTTTTAAAACCGCAGGGTAAATTGGTAATGAGTGATCCTACTTGCGAGCAGCAGATGAATGATGAGCTTAGAAATGATGAACGTTTAAGAGCGCTTTGTCTTAGCGGTAGTCTACCAATTAAAGAATACGTAAAAGCCTTAACCGATGTTGGTTTTGGTACCATTGAAATTAGAGCCAGAAAACCCTATAGAATTCTAGATCCTAAACACTATCCTACAGAAGAATTAGTTTTTATCGAATCTATAGAAGTAGCAGCCATTAAAGATCCAATGCCAGAAGATGGACCTTGTATTTTTACAGGTAAGGCTGCGATCTATTATGGTGATAACGATCATTTTGATGATCAAAAAGGCCATATTCTTCTTCAAAATCAACCTTTAGCAGTTTGTGACAAAACAGCTAAAGCTTTAAAAGATCTAGGAAGAAATGATATTTATATTAGCGAATCTACCTTTCATTACGATGGTGGAGGCTGCTGTTAA
- a CDS encoding DUF547 domain-containing protein: protein MRNLYMLKRILITAIFLIGLSGCALFSAAGFSSKGLPHSNVKGELISTSSNTSVNIDHSGWHNLLQKHVNEKGLVDYEGFKKDRKALDKYIVMLSKNKPDNSWSIQEQLAYYINTYNANTVRLILDNYPVKSIKNIDGAWTKEFVSMGNKQISLGAIENSILRRMKEPRIHFAINCASISCPRLLNEAYTASAINEQLEYATRSFINSDKNNIKKESAQLSRIFDWYSGDFTVKGNTLGEYINQYSNVKMKNWNNISFKDYNWNLNKQ, encoded by the coding sequence ATGAGAAATCTTTATATGCTTAAACGAATATTGATCACGGCCATTTTCCTTATTGGTTTGAGCGGCTGCGCTTTATTTTCGGCTGCTGGTTTTTCCAGTAAAGGATTACCGCATTCTAATGTAAAAGGCGAATTAATTTCGACCTCATCCAATACTTCAGTTAATATTGACCATTCTGGCTGGCATAATTTGCTACAAAAACATGTGAATGAAAAAGGACTGGTAGATTACGAAGGTTTCAAGAAAGATCGAAAAGCCTTAGACAAATATATCGTGATGCTCTCCAAAAATAAACCAGATAACAGTTGGTCTATTCAGGAGCAATTAGCGTATTACATCAATACTTATAACGCGAACACTGTTCGGCTAATTTTAGATAATTACCCGGTAAAAAGTATCAAAAATATCGATGGTGCATGGACTAAAGAATTTGTAAGCATGGGCAATAAGCAAATTTCTTTAGGAGCTATAGAAAACAGCATTTTAAGACGAATGAAAGAACCAAGAATTCATTTTGCTATTAACTGCGCATCTATTTCCTGCCCTCGACTTTTAAATGAAGCGTATACCGCAAGCGCAATCAACGAGCAGTTAGAATACGCAACACGATCTTTTATAAATTCAGATAAGAATAATATTAAAAAAGAATCTGCTCAACTCTCCAGAATATTCGATTGGTATAGCGGTGATTTTACAGTAAAAGGTAATACTCTTGGGGAATACATAAACCAATACAGTAATGTGAAAATGAAAAATTGGAATAATATTTCTTTCAAAGATTATAACTGGAATCTGAATAAGCAGTAA
- a CDS encoding TIGR04282 family arsenosugar biosynthesis glycosyltransferase yields the protein MAETTTSKNLLLIFTRNPEYGKVKTRLAKDVGDQTALEIYRFLLDHTVKITKPISAEKRVYYSEEIKTSDLWNAEIFQKKKQYGTDLGERIKNAFAEGFKDGYEKIAIIGSDLFDIDSKDLEKAFEALESNQVVIGPAEDGGYYLLGMTQLREELFENKTWGTDTVLKETKENLTNINYKLLEERNDVDYYSDIKDHPAFSQFFTK from the coding sequence TTGGCAGAAACAACGACTTCAAAAAACTTACTTCTAATTTTTACTCGTAATCCAGAATATGGTAAGGTAAAAACCAGACTTGCCAAAGATGTTGGCGATCAAACAGCATTAGAAATTTATCGATTTTTATTAGATCATACCGTAAAAATCACAAAACCTATTTCTGCGGAAAAAAGAGTATATTATTCCGAAGAAATAAAAACTAGTGACCTCTGGAATGCTGAAATTTTTCAGAAGAAAAAACAATACGGTACAGACTTAGGAGAGCGAATTAAAAATGCTTTTGCTGAAGGATTTAAAGATGGATACGAGAAAATCGCCATTATTGGTTCCGATTTATTTGATATCGATAGCAAAGACTTAGAAAAAGCTTTTGAAGCTTTAGAAAGTAATCAGGTTGTCATTGGCCCCGCAGAAGATGGTGGTTATTATTTGCTTGGGATGACACAGCTTAGGGAAGAACTTTTTGAAAATAAAACCTGGGGAACCGATACGGTGCTAAAAGAAACCAAAGAAAACTTAACAAACATAAATTATAAATTACTGGAAGAGCGGAATGATGTAGATTACTATTCAGATATCAAAGATCATCCCGCTTTTAGTCAATTTTTTACAAAATGA
- a CDS encoding TIGR04283 family arsenosugar biosynthesis glycosyltransferase: MNISIIIPVFNEEQNIGLLLDLLLDSSTQPQGKPMRDWSEMNFKFRSKPRSIKHFGGANKEFVDEIIVVDGGSDDRTIEVAKHYDKVKIISSEKGRAKQMNAGAKIATSEVLYFLHADSHPPFHYDYHIISCIKNGNKAGCFLMKFDKNHWWLKLMAQFTRLNHRSCRGGDQSLFILKDLFFKLGGYNEQYIVYEDNEFIGKLYDEGEFTVIKKWVTTSARLYEKLGVWQTQWLFCQIYWKKFKGDSPDQLYSYYQSKVNSSN; encoded by the coding sequence ATGAACATTAGCATCATTATTCCTGTTTTTAATGAAGAGCAGAATATTGGATTGCTTCTAGATCTTTTATTAGATTCAAGTACACAACCTCAAGGTAAGCCCATGAGGGATTGGTCGGAAATGAATTTCAAATTTCGAAGCAAACCTCGGAGTATTAAACACTTTGGCGGTGCCAATAAAGAATTTGTAGATGAAATTATAGTTGTTGATGGTGGTAGCGACGATCGCACTATTGAAGTTGCTAAACACTACGATAAGGTAAAAATTATTTCTTCTGAAAAAGGGCGGGCAAAACAAATGAATGCCGGAGCCAAAATCGCAACATCTGAAGTTTTATATTTTCTACACGCCGATAGTCACCCACCATTTCATTACGACTATCACATTATTAGCTGTATTAAAAATGGCAATAAAGCGGGTTGCTTTTTAATGAAATTCGATAAAAATCATTGGTGGTTAAAACTGATGGCGCAATTTACCCGACTAAATCATCGCTCCTGTCGTGGTGGCGATCAATCGCTTTTTATTTTAAAGGATCTATTCTTCAAACTCGGTGGCTACAACGAACAGTATATCGTTTACGAGGACAACGAGTTTATTGGAAAACTATACGATGAAGGTGAATTTACTGTCATTAAAAAATGGGTTACGACCTCAGCAAGGTTATACGAAAAACTAGGCGTTTGGCAAACTCAATGGCTTTTTTGTCAAATTTACTGGAAGAAATTTAAGGGCGATTCACCAGATCAGCTTTACAGTTATTACCAGTCTAAAGTCAATTCTTCAAACTGA